From the Clostridium putrefaciens genome, one window contains:
- the murB gene encoding UDP-N-acetylmuramate dehydrogenase — MNHYSYLISKLEKLLDKEDILLNESMKNHTYFKVGGKADILITPKTIEDLIASIKVCDDEKTLYYIIGNGSNLLVKDGGFRGVIIKLSKLDNITVDEDKIIALGGAQLKDMSSCALKHNLTGFEFACGIPGSVGGAVTMNAGAYDGEMVNVVTEAMVMDKDCNIITLRNGDLELGYRTSAVMKYNYIVLSVTIKLKKADALKIKARIDELTYRREDKQPLEYPSAGSTFKRPEGHFAGKLIEDSGLKGTAIGGAAVSDKHSGFIINKKDATAKDILDLIEFVQKTVSKNFNVDLHPEVRIIGED; from the coding sequence ATGAATCATTATAGTTACTTAATTTCTAAATTAGAAAAGTTATTAGACAAAGAAGATATTTTATTAAATGAATCAATGAAAAACCATACTTATTTCAAAGTAGGGGGAAAAGCAGATATTTTAATTACCCCAAAGACTATAGAAGATTTGATAGCATCAATAAAGGTATGTGATGATGAAAAAACTTTATACTATATCATAGGCAACGGATCCAATTTATTAGTTAAAGATGGTGGATTTAGAGGAGTTATAATAAAGCTTAGTAAATTAGACAACATAACCGTAGATGAAGATAAAATAATTGCCCTTGGAGGAGCACAGTTAAAAGACATGTCAAGTTGTGCACTTAAGCACAATCTAACAGGTTTTGAATTTGCCTGTGGAATTCCAGGAAGTGTAGGTGGAGCAGTTACAATGAATGCAGGAGCCTACGATGGGGAAATGGTAAATGTTGTAACAGAGGCAATGGTCATGGATAAAGATTGCAACATTATAACTTTGAGAAATGGGGACTTAGAGCTCGGTTATAGGACTAGTGCAGTTATGAAATATAATTATATTGTTCTAAGTGTAACTATAAAGCTTAAAAAGGCAGATGCTTTGAAGATAAAGGCTCGAATTGATGAACTAACATATAGAAGAGAAGATAAGCAGCCCTTAGAGTATCCTTCAGCAGGTAGCACATTTAAAAGACCAGAAGGACATTTCGCAGGAAAACTTATAGAGGATTCGGGACTAAAAGGAACAGCTATTGGTGGAGCAGCAGTATCAGATAAACACTCAGGATTCATAATAAATAAAAAAGACGCAACGGCAAAAGATATATTAGATCTTATAGAATTTGTCCAAAAAACCGTATCAAAAAACTTTAATGTAGATTTACATCCAGAGGTTAGGATAATAGGAGAAGACTAG
- the hisC gene encoding histidinol-phosphate transaminase — protein MSYSIRKEVLNVEKYVAGKPISEVKRELGLDHVIKLASNENPLGCSPKAKEVIKNMINDSALYPDSASYELKLALGKKLNVTKDQIFCGAGSDSLIKVLCNTFLSEDDESIMASVTFPRYDTNTRLMGAKSIKIPMKNNGLDIEAMVDAITDKTKIIWFCNPNNPTGNIFKKEDFNKVLKRIPERVIIVMDEAYVEYVESDDFPDSLELLKENPNIIVLRTFSKAYGLASLRCGYGIATEELVGYLNRVINPFDVNLFAQSAAIAALLDEEFLNKVYETNNEEKTYLYGEFKNMNLDYIKTHTNFIMINLNRDDKPIYDALLKKGIIIRPGFLLGMPQWLRITIGTRHQNEKMIKALKEVMG, from the coding sequence ATGAGTTATTCTATCAGAAAAGAAGTACTAAACGTTGAAAAGTATGTGGCTGGAAAGCCTATTAGCGAGGTAAAAAGAGAACTTGGATTGGATCATGTTATAAAGCTTGCATCTAATGAAAATCCATTAGGTTGTTCGCCTAAAGCTAAAGAGGTTATCAAAAACATGATAAATGATTCGGCACTTTATCCTGATTCAGCTAGTTATGAGTTAAAGCTTGCCCTTGGTAAAAAGTTAAATGTTACTAAGGATCAAATATTTTGTGGCGCAGGCTCAGACTCATTAATAAAGGTTTTATGTAATACGTTTTTATCAGAAGATGATGAAAGTATAATGGCAAGTGTTACATTCCCAAGGTATGATACGAATACAAGGCTTATGGGAGCTAAATCTATAAAGATACCTATGAAAAACAACGGACTAGACATTGAAGCTATGGTAGATGCAATAACGGATAAGACAAAGATAATTTGGTTTTGTAATCCTAATAATCCTACAGGAAATATATTTAAAAAAGAAGATTTTAATAAGGTTTTAAAAAGAATACCAGAAAGAGTTATTATAGTTATGGACGAGGCTTACGTTGAATACGTAGAATCCGATGATTTCCCAGATTCCTTAGAACTTTTAAAAGAAAATCCTAATATTATAGTATTAAGGACCTTTTCTAAAGCTTATGGACTTGCTTCACTAAGGTGTGGATACGGAATTGCAACAGAAGAATTAGTAGGTTATTTAAATAGGGTAATTAATCCTTTTGATGTGAATCTTTTTGCACAAAGTGCCGCTATTGCTGCTCTTTTAGATGAAGAATTTTTAAATAAGGTATATGAAACTAATAATGAAGAAAAGACCTATTTATATGGTGAATTTAAAAACATGAATTTAGATTATATAAAAACTCATACTAATTTTATTATGATAAACTTAAATAGAGATGATAAACCAATATATGATGCACTTCTAAAAAAGGGCATCATAATAAGACCAGGATTTTTACTAGGCATGCCACAGTGGTTAAGGATAACTATTGGAACTAGACATCAAAATGAAAAAATGATTAAAGCACTAAAAGAGGTTATGGGATAA
- the rapZ gene encoding RNase adapter RapZ yields the protein MRFLIVTGLSGAGKSEATRNLEDLGYFCVDNLPPTLIPKFAEVCIQSQGKLEKIALVIDIRGGLFFDALFESLVYLKKNDFKYEILFLEATDEVLVKRFKESRRSHPLAKDGRVTKGIALERSKLKEVKEKADNIIDTSNLSIKELRENINSIYGDGGDKSKDLSITILSFGFKYGIPLDADLVFDVRFIPNPFYIPELKKFSGLDNQVKEYVLKHDETKGFVSKLEDMLEFLIPNYIKEGKKQLIVAIGCTGGRHRSVAISRLIYDNLVSEGRNANIDHRDINEDPNKGGKRL from the coding sequence ATGAGATTTTTAATTGTGACAGGTTTATCAGGAGCAGGAAAAAGTGAAGCAACCAGAAATTTAGAGGATTTAGGATATTTTTGTGTGGATAATTTACCGCCAACTTTGATACCTAAATTTGCAGAGGTTTGTATACAAAGCCAAGGTAAACTTGAAAAGATAGCCTTAGTTATTGATATACGAGGAGGTCTGTTTTTTGATGCCCTTTTCGAAAGTTTAGTATATCTTAAGAAAAATGATTTTAAATATGAGATTCTATTTTTAGAAGCCACAGATGAGGTTTTGGTAAAAAGATTTAAGGAATCAAGAAGAAGTCATCCTTTAGCAAAGGATGGAAGAGTAACTAAGGGCATAGCTCTTGAACGAAGTAAACTAAAAGAGGTAAAAGAAAAAGCAGATAACATTATAGATACTTCAAATTTATCCATAAAAGAGCTTAGGGAAAATATAAATTCTATTTATGGAGATGGGGGAGATAAATCTAAAGATTTAAGTATAACCATACTTTCCTTTGGATTTAAATATGGAATACCATTAGATGCTGATTTAGTTTTTGATGTAAGATTTATACCTAATCCCTTTTATATACCTGAACTAAAAAAGTTCTCAGGACTTGATAATCAGGTTAAAGAATATGTGTTAAAACATGATGAAACAAAAGGTTTTGTAAGTAAACTTGAGGATATGCTGGAATTTTTAATACCGAACTATATAAAGGAAGGAAAAAAGCAACTCATTGTTGCCATAGGCTGTACAGGCGGAAGACATAGATCTGTAGCCATATCTAGACTTATATATGATAACTTGGTGAGCGAAGGAAGGAATGCTAACATAGATCATAGAGATATAAATGAAGACCCAAATAAAGGTGGAAAAAGGTTATGA
- a CDS encoding gluconeogenesis factor YvcK family protein, with the protein MKFRDWLRPGIKVKRWVVFAIFGIILIIFGVNELSRHMLYNWYYKGFYILLNVTGIFILYISVTEGIKSIMALINSGYLKFSIDSKKLESLIYEKRLLVKGPKIVVIGGGTGLSTMLRGLKYYTSNITAIVTVADDGGGSGDLREDLGILPPGDIRNCILALADTEPLMEELLQYRFKEGRLKDQSFGNLFLAAMDGISENFEEAVKKMSSVLAVTGKVMPVTLENMVLKCELKNGGIVKGESNIPLESIKQKSPIDKIMIEPKEAKALVDSVEAIRTADAIILGPGSLYTSVIPNLLVKDIVEAIKKTSAIKIYVSNIMTQPGETDDYDVVDHVKAIIDHSYEGVIDYVIANVGEIGKELEEKYLEENSKLVTKDEKELQNLNIKLIESDFVKTTKGLIRHDSEKLAAVIVETIMDKKLFYDRKKIIEYFYLSERLKQKQKKK; encoded by the coding sequence ATGAAGTTTAGAGATTGGCTAAGACCTGGTATAAAGGTAAAAAGATGGGTTGTTTTTGCTATATTTGGGATCATCCTTATTATATTTGGCGTGAATGAGCTTTCTAGACACATGCTTTATAACTGGTACTACAAGGGCTTTTATATACTACTTAATGTTACAGGGATTTTTATATTATATATATCTGTAACGGAAGGTATAAAGTCTATAATGGCTCTTATAAATAGCGGATATCTAAAATTTTCTATAGACTCAAAAAAGTTAGAAAGTTTAATTTATGAAAAACGATTACTTGTTAAAGGCCCTAAAATAGTTGTGATTGGAGGTGGTACGGGACTCTCTACTATGCTTAGAGGTCTTAAGTATTACACCTCTAATATTACAGCAATAGTAACTGTGGCAGATGATGGTGGAGGTTCAGGAGACCTTAGGGAAGACCTTGGAATTTTACCGCCAGGAGACATAAGAAACTGTATCCTAGCCTTGGCAGATACGGAACCTCTTATGGAAGAACTTTTGCAATATAGATTCAAAGAAGGAAGACTTAAAGATCAAAGCTTTGGTAATTTATTTTTAGCAGCTATGGATGGTATATCAGAAAACTTTGAAGAAGCTGTTAAAAAGATGAGTTCAGTTTTAGCTGTTACAGGAAAGGTTATGCCAGTAACTCTAGAAAATATGGTTCTTAAGTGTGAACTTAAAAATGGCGGAATTGTAAAGGGTGAATCAAATATACCATTAGAATCTATAAAGCAAAAAAGTCCTATTGATAAAATTATGATTGAGCCAAAGGAGGCCAAGGCTTTAGTAGATTCTGTGGAAGCCATAAGAACTGCAGATGCTATAATACTTGGACCTGGAAGTTTATATACTAGTGTAATTCCAAATCTATTAGTAAAGGATATTGTGGAGGCTATAAAGAAAACCTCTGCTATTAAAATATATGTCTCTAACATAATGACTCAACCTGGGGAAACAGATGATTATGATGTAGTTGATCATGTTAAAGCTATTATTGATCATTCCTATGAGGGAGTAATTGATTATGTAATTGCAAATGTAGGAGAAATAGGAAAAGAACTTGAAGAAAAGTATTTAGAAGAGAACTCTAAGTTAGTAACTAAAGATGAAAAGGAACTTCAAAATCTAAATATAAAATTAATAGAATCTGATTTTGTAAAGACAACAAAAGGCCTTATAAGGCACGATTCTGAAAAGTTAGCTGCTGTAATAGTAGAGACTATAATGGATAAAAAGTTATTTTATGATAGAAAGAAAATAATTGAGTATTTCTATCTTTCAGAAAGATTAAAACAAAAGCAAAAGAAAAAGTAG
- the whiA gene encoding DNA-binding protein WhiA: MSFSSQVKGELCRIEKVTKEEALAQISAIMKVSGTLTFAGNKQLSFKIATENPATARLIFTLLKEYFTIHARLLVKKSNSLKKNNLYIVMITEEMGVRNFLKISSILKEEEGVISLDYGIKEDLVKPDGARKAYIRGAFLGGGSISNPEKTYHLEFVTHNMEYAEDLSKLINTYGLNSKFIQRKNSYIVYIKEGEQIVDLLNIIGAHNSLLELENIRIMKEMRNNVNRLVNCETANLSKTVNAAVRQVECINFIESEIGLGRLPKNLREIAELRLKFPDESLKELGEMITPPVGKSGVNHRLRKIEKIAEELRKEGR, encoded by the coding sequence ATGTCGTTTTCATCACAGGTAAAAGGTGAGTTATGTAGAATTGAAAAGGTAACAAAAGAAGAAGCTTTAGCTCAAATATCAGCTATAATGAAGGTTAGTGGAACACTTACATTTGCTGGGAATAAACAACTTAGCTTTAAGATTGCAACAGAAAACCCAGCTACAGCAAGATTAATATTTACACTATTAAAGGAATACTTTACAATCCATGCAAGGCTCTTAGTTAAAAAGAGTAATTCATTAAAGAAAAATAATTTATATATTGTAATGATTACAGAAGAAATGGGAGTAAGAAACTTTTTGAAGATTTCTAGTATATTAAAAGAAGAAGAAGGGGTAATATCCCTAGATTACGGTATAAAAGAAGATTTAGTTAAACCTGATGGTGCTCGTAAAGCTTATATAAGAGGAGCATTTTTAGGAGGTGGAAGCATAAGTAACCCTGAAAAGACGTATCACCTAGAATTTGTAACCCACAATATGGAGTACGCAGAGGATTTAAGTAAGCTTATAAATACCTATGGTCTAAACTCTAAATTTATACAAAGAAAAAATAGTTATATAGTATATATTAAAGAGGGAGAACAGATAGTGGACTTATTAAATATAATAGGCGCTCATAACTCTTTATTAGAACTTGAAAACATTAGAATAATGAAGGAAATGAGAAATAATGTAAATAGGCTTGTTAACTGCGAAACAGCTAACCTAAGTAAGACTGTTAATGCAGCTGTAAGGCAGGTAGAATGTATTAACTTTATTGAAAGTGAGATAGGTCTTGGCAGACTTCCAAAGAATTTAAGGGAGATTGCAGAGCTAAGATTAAAGTTTCCTGACGAATCATTAAAAGAACTTGGAGAGATGATAACACCACCTGTAGGAAAATCAGGGGTTAATCATAGACTAAGAAAAATAGAAAAGATAGCAGAAGAATTAAGAAAAGAAGGAAGGTAA
- a CDS encoding DRTGG domain-containing protein, with protein MSKHSKTVDYILSLEPGHKISVRGIAIELGVSEGTAYKAIKECDGKGIVSTIPRVGTIRVDKLKREKSESLTFADVVNIVGGNIIAGRSGIHKSLKKLSIGAMTIEAMSKYIEQGSLLIVGNRDLAQELALNNGAAVLITGGFECNEKVKRLADEKSLPIISSKYDSFTTATMINKAITENTMKKDIILVEDIMKKDPYYLKVNHTLNDWKRMVNDTNFVRYPVVDENMKVVGIITSKDLSLDIDINQPIGKIMSKNPITVTKGTTVAYAAYVMGLEDIELCPVIDGKKLIGIIKKEDVADTFEYMTRKPQRSESLEELILANFEYEIIGEKTIFKGNIASEMIDSIGTASWSSLNMLLSAAAITALRERNINVSVDNISTYFMKPLQLDTKVTLEADIVDMGRNYCKVEVNMINFKRQLIGKSMLSAKMLGN; from the coding sequence ATGTCTAAACATAGCAAAACGGTTGATTATATACTTTCATTAGAACCTGGGCATAAGATATCGGTTAGGGGAATAGCAATCGAGCTTGGGGTTAGTGAAGGTACTGCATATAAGGCTATAAAAGAATGTGATGGGAAGGGTATAGTATCGACTATACCTAGAGTAGGTACCATAAGAGTTGATAAATTAAAGAGGGAAAAAAGTGAATCTTTAACCTTTGCTGACGTGGTTAATATAGTTGGAGGTAACATAATAGCTGGAAGAAGCGGTATACATAAATCTCTTAAAAAGCTATCCATAGGAGCTATGACAATAGAGGCTATGTCTAAATATATAGAACAAGGATCACTTCTTATAGTTGGAAATAGAGACCTTGCACAAGAACTAGCCCTAAATAATGGAGCTGCAGTACTTATAACAGGAGGATTTGAATGTAATGAAAAGGTGAAAAGGTTAGCAGATGAAAAGAGTCTACCTATTATTTCATCTAAATATGATAGCTTCACAACAGCTACTATGATAAATAAAGCCATTACTGAAAATACCATGAAAAAGGATATTATATTAGTGGAAGATATAATGAAAAAGGATCCCTATTATTTAAAGGTAAATCATACCTTAAATGATTGGAAGAGGATGGTAAATGATACCAACTTTGTAAGGTATCCTGTGGTAGATGAAAATATGAAGGTTGTAGGTATTATAACATCTAAAGACTTATCTTTAGATATAGATATAAACCAGCCCATAGGAAAAATAATGTCTAAAAATCCTATAACAGTGACTAAAGGGACTACAGTTGCCTATGCAGCCTACGTTATGGGACTTGAAGATATTGAACTTTGCCCCGTAATAGATGGGAAAAAGCTTATAGGTATAATAAAAAAAGAAGATGTTGCAGATACCTTTGAATATATGACAAGGAAACCTCAAAGATCAGAAAGCTTAGAGGAATTAATATTAGCAAACTTTGAATATGAAATTATAGGAGAAAAGACTATATTCAAAGGTAACATAGCATCAGAGATGATAGATTCCATAGGTACAGCCTCTTGGAGTTCTCTTAATATGCTTTTATCCGCAGCAGCTATTACAGCTTTAAGAGAAAGAAATATAAATGTTTCTGTAGACAATATAAGTACTTATTTTATGAAACCGCTTCAATTAGATACTAAAGTTACATTAGAAGCAGATATAGTTGATATGGGAAGAAATTATTGCAAGGTAGAAGTTAATATGATAAATTTTAAAAGACAGCTTATAGGAAAAAGTATGTTATCAGCAAAAATGCTAGGAAACTAA
- a CDS encoding Dabb family protein: protein MFTHVVLFKLKDPTKENMEEANLILSSMEGKIEELKYLEVGVDIIRSERSYDIALITRFNSKEGMDKYQVSEYHVNHVLKNLKPLLQSSVSLDY from the coding sequence ATGTTTACACATGTAGTATTATTTAAATTAAAAGATCCCACAAAAGAAAATATGGAAGAGGCTAATTTAATATTAAGTTCTATGGAGGGGAAGATAGAAGAACTTAAATATCTTGAGGTAGGTGTGGATATTATAAGAAGTGAAAGATCTTATGATATAGCATTAATAACAAGATTTAATAGTAAAGAAGGCATGGACAAGTATCAAGTAAGTGAGTACCATGTAAATCATGTATTAAAGAATTTAAAACCATTACTACAATCATCAGTTTCATTAGATTATTAA
- a CDS encoding methyl-accepting chemotaxis protein produces the protein MKEKRQISIKIKMLLKLVLLIAVAGISLGSTSFYKSKKTLIVTTQDLMGTLSKQMATNITGDIKSKYELLQLVANDRSIKDINISSDEKKTILDEEVEGRGYVTIGISNLQGDITYTNGITENIKGIDYFQNALKGENSVSEPFVAKAGNNELVMAYAVPIKSKNNIVGVLVALRDGNEITKLNNTIEFRKTGRAYVIGKTGDVIAHEREEKVISKENAIRLKESDKSFDSRAVIEQKMIGRESGVGKYTYEGKSEYIAYAPIKDTDWSLGVYAEEGDILSSLAALRMNIIIISLIFTCLAMISTWMLSCKLSKSLDNIRDYIYIMSTGDFSKDMLQKHLDKRDETGVMARALKVSKDSVGKMIYNIKENSREIQISSKGLVRISEEFNESSQNIYIAIDQVAGGASQQAEDLIDIVNMLENFSEGLEEINGFIGEVDSLSEDISKKADVSNEDMKDIRLSLDELVNNFRGFTLKISKMSKSIQKVNEITDLINSIAEQTNLLALNAAIEAARAGDAGRGFAVVAEEIRNLAEKSKESSTTIYNLVKNVLEDANTIQDGTTEMNLKLEEQKVSIQNSMESFKSISSSMVTITPKINVLTEGFEQLNEKKREILYKTEAISAISEEISASSEEIAASSEQMAQTSKEMYTSASSLSYKTNEMTEEVNKFKV, from the coding sequence ATGAAAGAAAAAAGACAGATAAGCATTAAAATTAAAATGTTATTAAAACTTGTTTTACTAATAGCGGTAGCAGGTATTTCTCTTGGGTCTACATCTTTTTATAAAAGTAAAAAAACTTTAATTGTAACAACGCAGGATTTAATGGGGACTTTAAGCAAACAAATGGCAACTAATATTACAGGGGATATAAAAAGTAAATATGAATTATTACAATTAGTAGCTAATGATAGAAGTATTAAAGATATTAATATTTCTTCGGATGAAAAGAAGACTATATTAGATGAAGAAGTTGAAGGACGTGGATATGTTACAATTGGGATATCTAATTTACAAGGAGATATAACATATACTAATGGTATAACAGAAAATATAAAAGGTATAGATTATTTTCAAAATGCTCTTAAAGGTGAAAATTCAGTATCAGAACCTTTTGTAGCTAAAGCGGGTAATAATGAGTTAGTTATGGCTTATGCTGTACCTATAAAAAGCAAGAATAACATAGTAGGTGTATTGGTAGCATTAAGAGATGGAAATGAAATTACAAAATTAAATAATACAATTGAATTTAGGAAAACTGGACGAGCTTATGTTATTGGAAAGACTGGGGACGTAATTGCACATGAACGGGAAGAAAAGGTTATCAGTAAGGAAAATGCTATAAGATTAAAGGAAAGTGATAAAAGTTTTGATAGTAGGGCTGTAATTGAACAAAAGATGATAGGAAGAGAAAGCGGAGTAGGAAAATATACATATGAGGGTAAAAGTGAGTATATCGCTTATGCTCCAATTAAAGATACGGATTGGTCTTTAGGCGTATATGCTGAAGAAGGAGATATTTTAAGTAGTCTTGCTGCACTAAGAATGAATATAATTATAATATCTTTGATATTTACATGTCTTGCTATGATTTCAACTTGGATGTTGTCTTGTAAGCTGTCTAAAAGCTTAGATAATATAAGAGATTATATATACATAATGTCTACTGGAGACTTTAGCAAGGATATGCTACAAAAACACCTAGATAAAAGAGATGAAACAGGTGTTATGGCAAGAGCTCTTAAGGTAAGCAAGGATTCTGTAGGAAAGATGATATACAACATAAAAGAAAACTCTAGAGAAATCCAAATTAGTTCTAAAGGTTTAGTTAGGATATCTGAAGAATTTAATGAAAGTTCTCAAAATATATATATAGCTATAGATCAAGTAGCAGGGGGCGCTTCTCAGCAGGCTGAAGATTTGATAGATATAGTCAACATGTTAGAAAACTTTAGTGAAGGTTTAGAGGAAATTAACGGTTTTATTGGTGAAGTAGATTCTTTATCGGAAGATATAAGTAAAAAAGCAGATGTAAGTAATGAAGATATGAAGGATATAAGATTATCTTTAGATGAATTAGTAAATAACTTTAGAGGATTTACTTTGAAGATATCAAAAATGAGTAAGAGTATACAAAAGGTAAATGAAATAACAGATTTAATTAATAGTATAGCAGAACAAACGAATCTACTTGCATTAAATGCAGCTATCGAGGCCGCTAGAGCAGGGGATGCAGGACGCGGTTTTGCTGTAGTTGCAGAAGAGATAAGGAACTTAGCAGAGAAGAGCAAAGAATCTTCAACTACAATTTATAATCTTGTTAAAAATGTATTAGAAGATGCTAATACTATTCAAGATGGTACAACTGAAATGAATTTAAAACTTGAAGAACAAAAGGTTAGTATACAAAATAGTATGGAATCGTTTAAGTCTATATCATCTTCTATGGTTACAATTACTCCTAAAATAAATGTACTTACAGAAGGCTTTGAACAGCTTAATGAAAAGAAAAGGGAGATACTGTATAAGACAGAGGCAATATCCGCTATTTCCGAAGAAATCTCAGCATCCTCAGAAGAAATAGCAGCATCTAGTGAGCAAATGGCTCAAACTAGTAAAGAAATGTATACTTCAGCAAGCTCATTAAGTTACAAGACCAATGAAATGACCGAAGAAGTAAATAAGTTTAAGGTATAA